The following are encoded together in the Primulina tabacum isolate GXHZ01 chromosome 18, ASM2559414v2, whole genome shotgun sequence genome:
- the LOC142533343 gene encoding katanin p80 WD40 repeat-containing subunit B1 homolog KTN80.4-like isoform X2, producing MTTTTKRAYKLQEFVAHSLSVNCLKIGKKSSRVLVTGGEDHKVNLWAIGKPNAILSLSGHTSGIDSVSFDTMEVLVAAGAASGTIKLWDLEEAKIIRTLTGHRSNCISLDFHPFGEFFASGSLDTNLKIWDIRRKGCIHTYKGHTRGVNAIRFSPDGRWVVSGGEDNSVKLWDLTAGKLLHDFKSHEGQIECIDFHPQEYLLATGSADKTVKFWDLETFELMGSAGPEPTGVRSMTFNTDGKTLLCGLHENLKVYSWEPIKNHATVDVGWSKLSDMNVHEGKLLGCSFNQSCVGVWVVDISRIEPYAKGSTAGLNIHLEPKTHSGGSTILKEDHVKDGLGRLSVSYNASSVKETKSITKFSVQQNAEVSKDFKSLSSTASAPCTPQRTSLNAVSRPTQINSSEVVNAPATKRQTAKVQSIANIPMLNKSDVIPVLVPRNNPRVEQGTESRKEGGSVKTLPLPVQSKTQDLRKFPNVRDNLEMLHSSQPDNEIPKAMDFSVPDRNIITGVKSSITVIAAAERKGKDDKHINSGIFGTNANTDAQSTYQHESYDFCGADSDVIVDRPHLDSQKGGRTNSLVSSSEQMDRSSRYRGLASSNASRRLRGYPLPGGDESVSASDEDTIADLMEPHNQFVGSMQSRLAKLQVVHSYWQRHDIKGVLSAISKISDHSVLADVMSLLAEKIDMVTLDICACLLPLLTGLLESNMDRHQEISLGMLLKLVRVFGSVIYSSLSAQSPVGVDIEAEQRLERCNLCFVELEKVKLCLPALTRRGGSMAKSAHELNLALQEVS from the exons ATGACGACAACCACCAAACGAGCTTACAAGCTAC AGGAATTTGTAGCCCATTCTTTAAGCGTGAACTGCCTAAAGATTGGGAAAAAATCATCAAGAGTTCTTGTGACTGGAGGAGAAGATCATAAGGTCAACCTTTGGGCTATTGGGAAGCCTAATGCCATACTG AGTTTGTCGGGCCATACGAGTGGAATCGATTCAGTTAGCTTTGATACTATGGAGGTGTTGGTAGCTGCAGGTGCCGCTAGTGGTACAATCAAGCTCTGGGATTTGGAGGAGGCCAAGA TCATTCGCACTCTCACTGGTCATCGATCCAACTGCATATCACTGGACTTTCACCCTTTCGGGGAATTCTTTGCATCTGGATCTCTGGACACAAACCTAAAAATATGGGATATCCGTAGAAAAGGGTGTATACACACTTACAAGGGTCATACTCGAGGTGTAAATGCAATCAGGTTTTCACCTGATGGTAGATGGGTTGTTTCGGGTGGAGAGGACAATTCTGTGAAG CTGTGGGACTTAACTGCCGGCAAGCTTTTGCATGATTTTAAAAGTCACGAGGGGCAAATTGAATGCATTGATTTCCATCCTCAGGAATATTTGCTGGCCACAG GTTCAGCCGATAAAACAGTTAAATTCTGGGATCTTGAAACTTTTGAGCTAATGGGTTCAGCTGGACCTGAG CCCACAGGAGTGCGTTCTATGACCTTCAATACTGATGGCAAGACCCTGCTATGTGGTTTGCATGAGAATCTAAAA GTTTATTCATGGGAACCCATAAAAAATCACGCTACTGTAGATGTGGGGTGGTCTAAATTATCAGACATGAACGTTCATGAAGGGAAGCTTCTTGGATGTTCCTTCAATCAAAGTTGTGTTGGAGTATGGGTTGTTGATATTTCG CGTATTGAACCATATGCAAAGGGCAGTACTGCTGGATTAAATATTCACCTTGAGCCGAAAACTCATTCCGGTGGTTCAACAATATTGAAGGAAGATCATGTAAAGGACGGCTTGGGAAGACTTTCAGTTTCATACAATGCCAGTTCTGTGAAAGAGACTAAATCTATCACAAAGTTTTCTGTCCAGCAAAATGCAGAAGTTAGTAAGGATTTCAAATCTCTTTCAT CTACTGCCAGTGCTCCTTGCACCCCTCAAAGGACAAGTTTAAATGCTGTTTCCAGACCAACTCAAATAAATTCATCAGAGGTGGTCAATGCACCAGCAACAAAGCGGCAAACTGCAAAGGTCCAATCCATAGCTAATATCCCAATGTTAAACAAATCCGATGTGATACCAGTGCTTGTGCCTAGAAATAATCCAAGGGTAGAACAAGGTACTGAATCTAGAAAGGAAGGAGGTTCAGTGAAGACACTGCCTTTACCAGTGCAGTCAAAAACACAAGATCTTCGAAAGTTTCCAAATGTCAGAGACAACTTGGAGATGCTGCATTCATCTCAGCCTGATAATGAGATCCCGAAAGCCATGGATTTTAGTGTTCCAGACAGGAATATTATTACTGGAGTTAAGAGCTCAATCACTGTGATCGCAGCAGCTGAAAGGAAAGGAAAAGACGATAAGCATATTAATTCTGGAATATTTGGAACAAATGCAAACACTGATGCCCAATCCACATACCAGCATGAAAGTT ATGATTTCTGTGGGGCTGATAGTGACGTGATCGTAGATAGACCTCATCTGGATAGTCAAAAAGGAG GTAGAACAAATTCGTTGGTCTCAAGTTCGGAGCAGATGGATAGGAGTTCTCGTTATCGAGGTCTAGCTTCGTCCAACGCCTCAAGGAGATTA AGAGGCTACCCTTTACCCGGTGGAGATGAGTCAGTTTCTGCTAGTGATGAGGATACTATTGCTGACTTGATGGAACCCCACAATCAATTCGTCGGTTCCATGCAATCTCGTCTAGCCAAACTACAG GTAGTCCACAGCTACTGGCAAAGGCATGATATCAAAGGTGTTCTTAGTGCTATCAGCAAAATAAGTGATCATAGT GTGCTTGCTGACGTAATGAGCCTCTTGGCAGAAAAGATCGATATGGTTACATTAGACATTTGTGCTTGTCTTCTGCCACTCCTTACCGGACTGCTTGAAAGTAATATGGATAG GCATCAAGAAATTTCATTGGGCATGCTTCTAAAGCTGGTCAGAGTATTTGGATCAGTGATTTACTCTTCGTTATCAGCCCAATCACCTGTTGGTGTAGATATTGAGGCAGAGCAAAG GCTGGAGCGTTGCAATCTCTGCTTTGTTGAACTTGAGAAAGTGAAGCTCTGCCTGCCCGCCCTTACGAG GAGAGGGGGTTCTATGGCCAAGTCTGCGCATGAGCTGAATCTGGCTCTTCAAGAAGTTTCATGA
- the LOC142533343 gene encoding katanin p80 WD40 repeat-containing subunit B1 homolog KTN80.4-like isoform X1 has protein sequence MTTTTKRAYKLQEFVAHSLSVNCLKIGKKSSRVLVTGGEDHKVNLWAIGKPNAILSLSGHTSGIDSVSFDTMEVLVAAGAASGTIKLWDLEEAKIIRTLTGHRSNCISLDFHPFGEFFASGSLDTNLKIWDIRRKGCIHTYKGHTRGVNAIRFSPDGRWVVSGGEDNSVKLWDLTAGKLLHDFKSHEGQIECIDFHPQEYLLATGSADKTVKFWDLETFELMGSAGPEPTGVRSMTFNTDGKTLLCGLHENLKVYSWEPIKNHATVDVGWSKLSDMNVHEGKLLGCSFNQSCVGVWVVDISRIEPYAKGSTAGLNIHLEPKTHSGGSTILKEDHVKDGLGRLSVSYNASSVKETKSITKFSVQQNAEVSKDFKSLSSTASAPCTPQRTSLNAVSRPTQINSSEVVNAPATKRQTAKVQSIANIPMLNKSDVIPVLVPRNNPRVEQGTESRKEGGSVKTLPLPVQSKTQDLRKFPNVRDNLEMLHSSQPDNEIPKAMDFSVPDRNIITGVKSSITVIAAAERKGKDDKHINSGIFGTNANTDAQSTYQHESYDFCGADSDVIVDRPHLDSQKGGRTNSLVSSSEQMDRSSRYRGLASSNASRRLRGYPLPGGDESVSASDEDTIADLMEPHNQFVGSMQSRLAKLQVVHSYWQRHDIKGVLSAISKISDHSVLADVMSLLAEKIDMVTLDICACLLPLLTGLLESNMDRHQEISLGMLLKLVRVFGSVIYSSLSAQSPVGVDIEAEQRLERCNLCFVELEKVKLCLPALTRYGFHVSHEGYANTLAILRGFNSICQFCRRGGSMAKSAHELNLALQEVS, from the exons ATGACGACAACCACCAAACGAGCTTACAAGCTAC AGGAATTTGTAGCCCATTCTTTAAGCGTGAACTGCCTAAAGATTGGGAAAAAATCATCAAGAGTTCTTGTGACTGGAGGAGAAGATCATAAGGTCAACCTTTGGGCTATTGGGAAGCCTAATGCCATACTG AGTTTGTCGGGCCATACGAGTGGAATCGATTCAGTTAGCTTTGATACTATGGAGGTGTTGGTAGCTGCAGGTGCCGCTAGTGGTACAATCAAGCTCTGGGATTTGGAGGAGGCCAAGA TCATTCGCACTCTCACTGGTCATCGATCCAACTGCATATCACTGGACTTTCACCCTTTCGGGGAATTCTTTGCATCTGGATCTCTGGACACAAACCTAAAAATATGGGATATCCGTAGAAAAGGGTGTATACACACTTACAAGGGTCATACTCGAGGTGTAAATGCAATCAGGTTTTCACCTGATGGTAGATGGGTTGTTTCGGGTGGAGAGGACAATTCTGTGAAG CTGTGGGACTTAACTGCCGGCAAGCTTTTGCATGATTTTAAAAGTCACGAGGGGCAAATTGAATGCATTGATTTCCATCCTCAGGAATATTTGCTGGCCACAG GTTCAGCCGATAAAACAGTTAAATTCTGGGATCTTGAAACTTTTGAGCTAATGGGTTCAGCTGGACCTGAG CCCACAGGAGTGCGTTCTATGACCTTCAATACTGATGGCAAGACCCTGCTATGTGGTTTGCATGAGAATCTAAAA GTTTATTCATGGGAACCCATAAAAAATCACGCTACTGTAGATGTGGGGTGGTCTAAATTATCAGACATGAACGTTCATGAAGGGAAGCTTCTTGGATGTTCCTTCAATCAAAGTTGTGTTGGAGTATGGGTTGTTGATATTTCG CGTATTGAACCATATGCAAAGGGCAGTACTGCTGGATTAAATATTCACCTTGAGCCGAAAACTCATTCCGGTGGTTCAACAATATTGAAGGAAGATCATGTAAAGGACGGCTTGGGAAGACTTTCAGTTTCATACAATGCCAGTTCTGTGAAAGAGACTAAATCTATCACAAAGTTTTCTGTCCAGCAAAATGCAGAAGTTAGTAAGGATTTCAAATCTCTTTCAT CTACTGCCAGTGCTCCTTGCACCCCTCAAAGGACAAGTTTAAATGCTGTTTCCAGACCAACTCAAATAAATTCATCAGAGGTGGTCAATGCACCAGCAACAAAGCGGCAAACTGCAAAGGTCCAATCCATAGCTAATATCCCAATGTTAAACAAATCCGATGTGATACCAGTGCTTGTGCCTAGAAATAATCCAAGGGTAGAACAAGGTACTGAATCTAGAAAGGAAGGAGGTTCAGTGAAGACACTGCCTTTACCAGTGCAGTCAAAAACACAAGATCTTCGAAAGTTTCCAAATGTCAGAGACAACTTGGAGATGCTGCATTCATCTCAGCCTGATAATGAGATCCCGAAAGCCATGGATTTTAGTGTTCCAGACAGGAATATTATTACTGGAGTTAAGAGCTCAATCACTGTGATCGCAGCAGCTGAAAGGAAAGGAAAAGACGATAAGCATATTAATTCTGGAATATTTGGAACAAATGCAAACACTGATGCCCAATCCACATACCAGCATGAAAGTT ATGATTTCTGTGGGGCTGATAGTGACGTGATCGTAGATAGACCTCATCTGGATAGTCAAAAAGGAG GTAGAACAAATTCGTTGGTCTCAAGTTCGGAGCAGATGGATAGGAGTTCTCGTTATCGAGGTCTAGCTTCGTCCAACGCCTCAAGGAGATTA AGAGGCTACCCTTTACCCGGTGGAGATGAGTCAGTTTCTGCTAGTGATGAGGATACTATTGCTGACTTGATGGAACCCCACAATCAATTCGTCGGTTCCATGCAATCTCGTCTAGCCAAACTACAG GTAGTCCACAGCTACTGGCAAAGGCATGATATCAAAGGTGTTCTTAGTGCTATCAGCAAAATAAGTGATCATAGT GTGCTTGCTGACGTAATGAGCCTCTTGGCAGAAAAGATCGATATGGTTACATTAGACATTTGTGCTTGTCTTCTGCCACTCCTTACCGGACTGCTTGAAAGTAATATGGATAG GCATCAAGAAATTTCATTGGGCATGCTTCTAAAGCTGGTCAGAGTATTTGGATCAGTGATTTACTCTTCGTTATCAGCCCAATCACCTGTTGGTGTAGATATTGAGGCAGAGCAAAG GCTGGAGCGTTGCAATCTCTGCTTTGTTGAACTTGAGAAAGTGAAGCTCTGCCTGCCCGCCCTTACGAGGTATGGATTTCATGTTTCACATGAAGGTTATGCAAATACCTTGGCCATTCTGCGTGGTTTCAATTCTATTTGCCAATTTTGCAGGAGAGGGGGTTCTATGGCCAAGTCTGCGCATGAGCTGAATCTGGCTCTTCAAGAAGTTTCATGA